From Onychostoma macrolepis isolate SWU-2019 chromosome 19, ASM1243209v1, whole genome shotgun sequence, a single genomic window includes:
- the LOC131525809 gene encoding uncharacterized protein LOC131525809 produces the protein MEKVIFFFCVFSYWITQITSNDASVRGSSDPLRVQMEESISLNCSMTNQYEIAWYHLRSEQLDQLIAAEKDETGRKLLVTYNQNSIRLKITADWRITTVTLIISGVTASDSGLYFCGTKSGTTEMYFNKPFRLEIEGLSVTEEPKEVDITDGVTTKERALMFGGVGLAVFVFFLATVIAGGIIHYRSWQKGWAAAKRSSLINHKSVK, from the exons ATGGAGAAAgtcattttcttcttctgtgtATTTTCTTATTGGATTACGCAAATCACATCCAATG ATGCATCAGTGCGAGGATCTTCTGATCCGTTAAGAGTTCAAATGGAAGAAAGCATCAGTCTGAACTGCAGCATGACAAACCAATATGAAATTGCCTGGTATCACCTCAGATCCGAACAACTGGATCAACTGATTGCAGCAGAAAAGGATGAAACAGGAAGAAAACTTCTGGTCACCTACAATCAAAACAGCATTCGTCTGAAAATTACTGCAGACTGGCGGATCACCACAGTGACTTTAATTATTTCTGGAGTAACAGCGTCAGATTCAGGTCTTTATTTCTGTGGAACAAAGTCTGGCACTACAGAGATGTACTTCAACAAACCCTTCAGACTAGAGATCGAGG GTCTTTCTGTAACAGAAGAACCAAAAGAAGTTGACATCACAG atGGAGTGACTACAAAAGAGAGAGCATTGATGTTCGGTGGTGTTGGTCtggctgtgtttgtgttttttctggCTACAGTCATCGCAGGAGGAATCATTCACTATCGCAGTTGGCAGAAAGGATGGGCTGCAGCCAAACGCTCATCTCTGATTAATCACAAATCAGTTAAATAA